In Montipora foliosa isolate CH-2021 chromosome 13, ASM3666993v2, whole genome shotgun sequence, one DNA window encodes the following:
- the LOC137983635 gene encoding uncharacterized protein isoform X1: MAQLKTSSIIPMPCASFEWKGSGGLKACPGTTEEDSRVNLELCNTILLDADIKILYGVYQVEGAGQVTLYKTKGRKHISNIMCSSRKPSAYQQQCSKDSSRKRACKGKAEEPNGNVPTKVQKVDLQTEVTVILPVKYCCNIIYHYRSLLGLIFIRLQVHIFSCLNFCYTPVQF; encoded by the exons TGGAAAGGATCAGGAGGGCTAAAGGCCTGTCCTGGGACAACGGAAGAAGACAGCAGAGTTAATTTAGAACTCTGCAATACAATTTTGCTAGATGCAGACATAAAAATCCTCTATGGGGTTTATCAGGTGGAAGGTGCTGGCCAGGTTACTCTGTACAAAACAAAGGGCAGGAAGCACATAAGCAACATTATGTGTTCTTCAAGGAAGCCAAGTGCTTACCAACAGCAG TGCTCTAAGGACAGCTCAAGGAAAAGAGCATGCAAAGGAAAAGCAGAG gaaccaaATGGCAATGTACCAACTAAAGTTCAGAAAGTAGATTTGCAAACTGAGGTAACTGTTATTTTGCCTgtaaagtactgctgtaatatAATTTACCACTATAGATCTCTTTTGGGACTCATTTTTATAAGGTTACAGGTTCATATTTTTTCCTGCTTGAATTTTTGTTATacaccagttcaattttga